The Desulfuromonadales bacterium sequence CAGCGGAAAAACCGACGGCTTGAATGATTGCAGGGAGTTGTGCCCGGGCGGCCGGAGGGGAAGGCTTGCCGCGCAACGAAAAAAGCGGCAATCGGCATATGGCTTGCAAAACATCCTGGCGTACTCAGCGAAAAGCCGTCTCTCTGGAGAAGTTGCCGATGTTCAAAAAAATCGTTGCCGCCCTGCTGCTGACCCTGTTCACCAGCGCCTGCGCCCACCAGGCCGCATTTCTTTCCGAACCGTCCGGAGCGACTGTTTTCATCGACGGCCAGGCCGTTGGTGTCACCCCTTGCCAGTATGATTACAAGCTCAGCAGCGGAAGCGATTACGAGGTGACCATCGAAAAAGAGGGTTACGAAAAGATACGGCACAGCGTCAAGGCCGACGAGGTGGATCGGGAGGCCCGCAACACCTGGCTGGCGGCCGGTGTGGTCTGGA is a genomic window containing:
- a CDS encoding PEGA domain-containing protein, whose amino-acid sequence is MFKKIVAALLLTLFTSACAHQAAFLSEPSGATVFIDGQAVGVTPCQYDYKLSSGSDYEVTIEKEGYEKIRHSVKADEVDREARNTWLAAGVVWSPLWLGTLFTKKLKDSYAFVMKKAAPTYTAKAGETDNGRPF